The following proteins are encoded in a genomic region of Diabrotica virgifera virgifera chromosome 1, PGI_DIABVI_V3a:
- the LOC126884447 gene encoding uncharacterized protein LOC126884447 has protein sequence MDSTYPSTSTSSLPGACHLCSKIFKNVELRNRHIKRIHKTDVPPRANNKMNQNHIICPLCDQETNFESHEKLRKHLQDCHQLSIELITFEFSSKQEYDTWKDMQKIETSYACSRTIRGKEHKIMYYDCNRSDIHGYKPNYKIRTEKSGGSIRIKGVCPSRLACKLRDQGQVSVSYWKTHVGHKEELRTMHLSKAEEKTVVEKLMAGVPPTRILKDSRKLEVPQLDRLAVITSQDLRNLTRKYNIHKKRDQNDMIAAALKVQEWNANNKNYAFLFKKEGEDHDILRKEDFAVGFMNAVMEEKLLEFPNIICVDGTHGTNKKGLDLTILLVKDDRNAGFPVAFLLSNRLDQRIQEVFLDALKNKIQTEVNAEYFMSDDDPKYYNAWKKIMRQEPRRLLCTWHVVKNWNIRGKKKLQDPTLKAQMKNELRQIIREPDEDKFKELCDKYVSKLEEANEIEFVDYLKRQYLAEHRKKLWPYCYRRNAGINTNMAIESLNNLLKTNYLKRNAAVGIEKLLDTMDELVEEKMWTRIVDIIRPSANNYQDRLSIRAHKRAASMKGKLEELVKETAYGHYEVKSFKGMNILRYVNFRQVCESECKTLFCRVCKICIHRYWCSCDDYMVRNTLCQHVHLVRMYEERLGSNSVVDDAARCLGEMSTIKSRHEEEINEFVRGKLEQTNVTQEKTKRSLQQEYLINVLNGLDDQGFTEFIRRTQGILEEVNNKAKNITKKRKMETQEYFPSKKKN, from the exons ATGGATTCTACCTACCCATCTACTTCAACAAGTTCTCTTCCAGGAGCCTGCCATCTTTgcagcaaaatatttaaaaatgtggAATTACGAAATCGTCATATCAAAAGAATACACAAAACAGATGTTCCGCCCAGGGCTAACAACAAAATGAATCAAAATCACATCATTTGTCCGTTATGTGATCAAGAAACTAATTTTGAAAGTCATGAGAAATTACGAAAACATCTCCAGGACTGCCACCAGCTGAGTATTGAACTAATAACTTTTGAATTTTCTAGCAAACAAGAATATGATACATGGAAAGATATGCAGAAAATTGAGACAAGTTATGCATGTAGTAGAACAATCCGTGGAAAGGAACATAAGATAATGTACTATGATTGCAATAGAAGTGACATACATG GATATAAGCCCAACTATAAAATTAGGACAGAGAAATCTGGTGGATCAATTAGAATAAAAGGAGTGTGCCCTTCCAGACTGGCTTGcaaactgagagaccaaggacAAGTTTCTGTCAGTTATTGGAAAACACATGTTGGACATAAAGAAGAATTAAGAACAATGCATCTGTCAAAAGCAGAAGAAAaaacggttgtagaaaaattaatgGCTGGGGTGCCACCCACTAGAATTTTAAAAGATTCAAGAAAATTGGAAGTACCACAATTAGATAGACTTGCTGTAATAACAAGTCAGGATCTCAGAAATTTGACCAGAAAGTATAATATACACAAGAAACGAGATCAAAATGATATGATAGCAGCAGCCCTAAAGGTTCAGGAATGGAATGCTAACAAcaagaattatgctttcttattCAAGAAGGAAG gaGAAGATCATGATATATTGAGAAAAGAAGATTTTGCGGTAGGGTTCATGAATGCGGTGATGGAAGAGAAACTACTAGAATTCCCGAACATAATTTGTGTCGATGGGACACATGGGACAAATAAAAAAGGACTGGATTTGACGATTTTGCTGGTGAAAGACGATAGAAATGCTGGATTCCCTGTTGCGTTCCTTCTGTCAAATAGATTGGACCAACGAATTCAAGAAGTTTTTTTAG ATGCCCTCAAGAATAAGATACAGACAGAAGTTAATGCGGAATATTTCATGAGTGATGATGATCCTAAATATTATAATGCATGGAAGAAGATAATGAGACAAGAACCAAGGAGACTATTATGTACGTGGCATGTGGTGAAGAACTGGAACATTAGAGGAAAGAAAAAATTACAGGATCCAACTTTGAAGGCGCAAATGAAAAATGAACTCAGGCAGATTATTCGAGAACCAGATGAAGATAAATTTAAAGAACTATGTGACAAATATGTATCCAAACTAGAAGAGGCAAATGAGATAGAATTTGTCGATTATCTGaaaag acAATACTTGGCTgaacacagaaaaaaattgtGGCCCTATTGTTACAGAAGAAATGCCGGGATTAATACCAACATGGCAATTGAATCACTCAACAATCTACTAAAGACGAATTACCTCAAGAGAAATGCAGCAGTGGGGATTGAGAAGCTACTGGATACAATGGATGAGCTAGTTGAAGAAAAAATGTGGACGAGGATAGTTGATATAATACGACCAAGCGCAAATAATTATCAAGACAGGCTTTCAATAAGAGCACACAAACGGGCAGCATCGATGAAAGGCAAACTAGAAGAACTGGTTAAGGAGACTGCATATGGCCATTATGAGGTAAAATCCTTTAAAGGTATGAATATATTACGTTATGTAAATTTTAGACAAGTGTGTGAGAGTGAGTGTAAGACATTGTTTTGTAGAGTGTGTAAGATTTGTATTCACCGTTATTGGTGTAGTTGTGATGACTATATGGTGAGGAATACCTTGTGTCAGCATGTGCACTTGGTAAGAATGTATGAGGAGCGTTTGGGTAGTAACTCTGTTGTAGATGATGCTGCAAGGTGTTTAGGAGAAATGTCAACTATCAAATCAAGGCATGAGGAGGAAATTAATGAATTTGTCAGAGGGAAGCTAGAACAGACAAATGTGACCCAGGAAAAAACCAAAAGAAGTCTTCAACAGGAATATCTCATTAATGTGTTGAACGGATTAGATGACCAAGGTTTTACCGAATTTATAAGGAGGACTCAAGGAATTCTGGAAGAAGTTAATAATAAGGCAAAGAACATTACGAAGAAGCGAAAAATGGAGACTCAGGAGTATTTTCCTTCAAAAAAAAAGAACtga